The genomic DNA CTGCCGACCCGATCTTCACCGCCTCCTACACCGGGGTACGCGGGGGCCTCGTGATCGTCACGGCGGACGATCCGGAGCTGCACTCCTCCCAGAACGAGCAGGACAACCGGCATTACGCGGTCGCGGCCAAGATCCCCATGCTCGAGCCTTCGGACTCCTTCGAGGCGAAGGAGTTCACGCGCCTGGCGTTCGAACTTTCCGAGAAGTACGACACCCCCGTCTTCCTGCGCACGACCACGAGGATCTCCCACGCCAAGGGGGTCGTCCGCCTCGGGGAGCCGGCCGGCCCCGCGTTCCTGCCGGGGTTCACCCCCGACGCGGCGAAGTGGGTGATGCTCCCGGTGAACGCGAAGCGCCGCCACGTCGTCGTCGAGGAACGGATGAAGGCGCTGCGGGAGTTCGCCGAGACGTGGGACGGGAACCGGATCGAGTGGGGGGATCGCTCGCTGGGCATCGTCACCTCCGGCGTCTCCTACCAGTACGTGAAGGAGGCGTTTCCCGATGCGTCGGTCCTGAAGATCGGCCTCGCGTGGCCGCTTCCCGAGCGGCTCTTCCGGGAATTCGCCGCCGGCGTTTCGCGCGTGGTGGTGGTCGAGGAGCTCGATCCGCATCTGGAGACGCACGTGAAGGCGCTGGGGATCCCCGCGCAGGGGAAGGAGCTCATCCCGATCGTCGGGGAGCTCGACCCGCGGATCGTACGGCAGGCGATCACGGGGGAGGCGATCCCCGTGCGCGCCCCCGAGGCGGTCCCGCCCCGGCCGCCGAACCTATGTCCCGGATGCCCCCACCGGGGGCTCTTCTTCGCGCTGAAAAAGCTCAAGGTGACGGTGACGGGGGACATCGGCTGCTACACCCTGGCCACGCTGCCGCCGCTGGGGGCGATGGACAGCTGCATCTGCATGGGCGCCTCGATCGGGAACGCCCACGGCATGGAGAAGGCGCTGGGGCCCGCCGGCGCCGGGAAGGTCGTCGCCGTCATCGGCGACTCCACGTTCCTCCACTCCGGCGTCACCGGCCTCATGAACGTCGTCTACAACCGCGGCGTCTCCACGGTGATCCTGCTCGATAATGACATCACCGCGATGACGGGGGCGCAGCAGAACCCGGCCACGGGGAAGACGCTCCGCGGAGAGCCGGCCCGGCGGACGGATCTTCCCGCGCTTTGCCGCGCGCTCGGCGTGGAGCACGTCTACACGGTGAACCCGCACGACATGAAGCAGACGGAAAGCCTGCTGCGGCGGGAAGTGGCCCGCCCCGAGCCGTCGGTGATCATCACCAAGGCGCCGTGCGCCCTGCTTCCGGAACATCGCCGGCAGAAACGCCCGGTGTACGAGGTGATCCCGGAGCTTTGCACGGGATGCAAGGCGTGCTCCCGGCTCGGGTGTCCGGCGATCGAGTGGGTCCCCTTCACTCCCTCCGATGCGGCCGCCGCGGGGAAGAAGCCGACGCAGAAAGGCATGGCGCGGATCAGCCCGCTGCTGTGCGACGGGTGCAACCAGTGCCCGCCGCTGTGCAAGTTCCAGGCGATCCTGGAGAAAAAATCATGAGCGTACCGAAGGGCGACGTTTTCCTGGCCGGCGTCGGGGGGCAGGGGACCCTGCTCGCCTCCGAGGTCCTGTGCGACGCGTTCCTCCTTTCCGGGTTCGACGTGAAGAAAAGCGAGGTCCACGGGATGGCGCAGCGCGGGGGTTCGGTCACGACCCACCTGCGCTTCGGCCCGAAGGTCTACTCGCCGCTCATCGAGCCGGGGAAGGCGGACCTGCTGATCGCCTTCGAGAAGATCGAGGCGCTCCGGTTCGCCCACTACCTGCGGCCCGGCGGGGCGATGGTGGTGAACGCCCAGGAGATCTTCCCGCCGTCGGTGGCCACCGGGCAGGAGCGGTATCCGGCGGACGTCGAGGAACGCCTGCGGGCCGTGACGGACCGGCTCCACATCGTGGATGCCCTCGCCGCGGCGCTGTCGATGCGCGAGGTGCGGGCGGTCAACATGGTGATGATGGGGGCCGCTTCCCGCTTCCTGCCGCTGCCCGAAGCCGCCTACGAGGAAGCGATGAAGGCCCGCCTGCCGGAGAAGATCGTCGCCGTCAACGTGCAGGCGTTCCGCGCCGGACGGGAGCTGCTCCAACCGGCCTGAAGTGGATGTAAAACAGCGTCTTTGAAAGTCGTTGACAGTTAATAAGCATTGAGGTACTGTTTTACCGGATCTCGTCGCCAGGACGTCCGAACCCCTTACCTTTCCGAGGAGGAACCCCTTTGGCAGACGCACCGCATCGCTGGTGGATGACCGCTCCGGGGGAGCCGATGAAAAAAGCCGACTTCGACCCGTTTCCGCCGTCTGCGGGCGAGGTGGTGGTCGAGGTGTCCGGTTGCGGGGTGTGTCACACGGACCTCGGCTTCTATTACGACGGCGTGCGGGTGAAGTCCCCCCTTCCGTTGACGCTTGGCCACGAGATCAGCGGCCGCGTCGCCGCCGCCGGGCCGGGGGCGGAATCCTGGAAGGGGAAGGCGGTGATCGTCCCCGCGGTGATCCCCTGCGGCGAATGCGAGCTGTGCGCCTCGGGGCACGGCACGATCTGCCGGCGGCAGCAGATGCCGGGGAACGATATCCAGGGGGGGTTCGCCACCCACATCCGCGTTCCGGCGCGGGGACTCTGCCTCGTGGACGAGAAGCGGCTCGCGGCGGCCGGCCTGCAGTTGGCCGACGTCTCCGTGGTCGCCGACGCGGTGACCACTCCGTACCAGGCCGTGATGCAGGCGGAAGTAACGCCCGGCGATTTCGCCGTCGTGGTCGGGGTCGGCGGCGTCGGCGGATATGCCGTCCAGATCGCGCGCGCCTTCGGTGCGACCGTGGCGGCCCTCGACGTGGACCCGCTGAAACTCGCGGCCATGGCCGAATACGGCGCCGCGCTGACCGTCAACGTCCGCGAGGTCCAGGGCCGCGACCTGAAAAAATCGGTCCAGGAATTCGCGAAGCGGAACGGCTGTCGCGACACCCGGTGGAAGATCTTCGAGTGCTCCGGGACCGCCGCCGGACAGGACACCGCATTCGGACTGCTCAATCACGGCGCGACGCTGTCCGTGGTCGGCTTCACCATGGACAAGGTGGAACTGCGCCTCTCGAACCTGATGGCCTTCCACGCCCGGGCGCTGGGGAACTGGGGATGCCTGACCGAGCTGTACCCGCAGGCGCTCGATCTCGTGCTGGACGGGAAGATCGCCCTGGCCCCCTTCATCGAACGCCATCCGCTGAACGACATCAACGAGGTCTTCGCCGCCGCCCACGGGCGCAAGCTCTCCCGGCGCGCGATCCTCGTCCCGGGGACATGACCATGAGCGCGCCCCCCCTCAAGGTGGACCTGGAAAAGGACGGCGCGCTGCTGCGCCTGCGTCTTTCCCGGCCCAAGGCGAACATCATCGACGCGGCGATGATCGCGGCGCTGCGGTCGGCCCTCGACGAGCACCTGCCGGACCCGCGCCTTCGCGGCGTGCTCCTGGAGGCCGAGGGCCCGCACTTCAGCTTCGGAGCCAGCGTGATGGAGCACCTGCCGGGGTCGTGCGCCGCGATGCTCCGCGACCTGCACCTCCTGATCCTGCAGCTTGTCGCCAGCCCGGTCCCCGTCCTGGCGGCGGTCCGCGGCCAGTGCCTGGGCGGCGGCCTGGAACTGGCGGCCGCCTGCCACCGGATCTTCGCCGCTCCCGGCGCGACCCTCGGGCAGCCCGAGATCAAGCTGGCGGTGTTCGCCCCGGCGGCCTCCTGCCTGCTGCCGGAGCGGATCGGCCAATCCCGCGCGGAGGATCTCCTCTTCTCGGGGCGCGGCATCGATGCGGAGGAAGCGCTTCGCATCGGCCTCGTGGACGCGCTGGCCGACGACCCTTCGCACGCCGCCCTCGCGTATTTCGACGAACATATCGCGCCGCGAAGCGCCAGCTCCCTCCGGTTCGCCGTGCGCGCCGCCCGCTACGACTACGTCCGCCGGATCCGCCGGAAGCTCGCCGAAGTCGAACGGGTGTACCTCGAGGAGCTGATGGCGACCCACGACGCCGTGGAAGGGTTGACGGCCTTCATCGCCAAGCGCCCCGCGGTGTGGGAAGACCGCTGAACCCGATGAAGACGCCCGTATTCGTCGGCATCGACATCGGGTCCTCCCGGACCAAGGTCGCGGTGATCGACGCCGATCGCCGTCTCCTCGGGCACTCCGTCCGGAAATCCGGAACGAACTTCTCCGCCACCGCCTCGACTTGCCTCGGGGAATCGCTGGAGACGGCCGGGGCGCGCCGCGAGGAGATCGTCCATGCCGTTTCGACGGGGTACGGACGGACCAACGTCGACTTCGTCGCCGCGAAGAGCAAGACCGAGATCGGCTGCCTCTCCCGGTGGGGCCGCGACCGGTTCTCCGAGGCGATCACCATCATCGACATCGGCGGGCAGGACAACAAGGTGATCAAGCTCGACGGGGAAGGGCGACGCGCGAGCTTCAAGATGAACCGGAAGTGCGCGGCCGGGACCGGGGCGTTTCTCGAGGAGATGTCCCTGCGCCTCGACATCCCCCTGGAGGCGATGGACGCCCTGGCCCGCGAGTCGACGGAGATGGTCAAGCTCGGGAGCTATTGCACCGTCTTCTCGGCGACGGAGGTCCTCGAGAACATCCGCCACGGGAAGAAGGTGCCCGATATCGTCAAGGGGCTCTTCTACTCGGTGATCAAGCGCGTGCTGGAGATGGACTCCCACGACGGGCAGGTCGTCATGACGGGGGGAGTCGTCGCGCACAACCCGTACATCGTCGAAATGGCCGGGGAGATGGCCGGACGGCCGGTCGTGCTCCCCGAATATCCGCAACTGGCCGGTGCGATCGGCGCCGCCCTGTACGCACTGGATGAAACGGATCCGATCGGGGTCCGGAACCAAATCTCCGCGGGAGAGACCCATGGCTGAAGAGAAGAAGACGACGCGAAAGAAGATCCAGGCCGCCGACACGATGAACAAGATCATGTCGGACTATTTCTATGAACTGAACGATGCGGCGACCACGGGAAAGCGGAAGGTGGCGTGGTGCACCAGCGTGGGACCGGCGGAGCTGCTCCAGGCGCTGGGATTCGCCGTCCACTTCCCGGAAAACCACGCCGCCATGCTCGGCGCCACGCGGATGTCGACCGACCTCATCCCGGCGGCGAACGCGATCGGCTATTCGCCCGACATCTGCTCGTACCTGACGGCCGACATCGGCGCGTACCTCAAGGGGATCACCCCGCTCGCCAAGGCGTACCCCGGGATCCAGTCCGTGCCGAAGCCCGACGTCCTGGTCTACAACACGAACCAGTGCCGCGACGTCCAGGACTGGATGGCCTGGTACTCGAAGAAACTCGGAGTCCCCGCCATCGGCGTCACCTCCCCCAAGAACGTGAACGAAGTGACCGACGCCCACATCGACGACGTCACCCGGCAGATCGAGGCCCTGGTGCCGACCCTTGAGGGGATCGCGGGGGTGAAGCTCGACATGGCCCGGCTGCGGGAGACGGTCAATCTCTCCCGCGAGTGCACCGAGCTGTGGAAGCAGGTCCTCGAGACGGCCAAGGCGTCCCCCGCCCCGCTCACCTTCTTCGACGGGACGATCCACATGGGGCCCGCCGTCGTCCTCCGGGGAACCCAGCGGGCGGTCGACTACTACAAGGTCCTCCTCGCCGAGCTGGAGCAGAGGATCCGGGACGGCGTGGGAGCCGTGGACGGGGAGACCTCGCGGATCTACTGGGAGGGGATGCCCGTGTGGGGCCGCCTGCGCCAGCACTCCGAGCTGTTCGCGAACCTCAAGTCGACCGTCCTGGCCTCCACCTACTGCAGCAGTTGGATCTTCCCGTCCTTCGACGGGAACGACCCGATCCGGAGCATGGCGAAGGCGTACCTGGAGCTGTTCATCGTCCGCTCCGACCGGTACAAGGAGGAGTACATCAAGGAGATGATCGGGAAGTTCCGGATCGACGGGATCATCTACCACGACGCGAAGACGTGCCCCTACAACTCGAACAGCCGGTACGGCCTGCCCGGACGGGTGGAGGCCGATACCGGCGTCCCCTCCCTGGTCATCTCCGGCGACCTCAACGACCTTCGCTGCATCTCCGACGAACAGACGAAGACGAACGTCGAAGCGTTCATCGAACAGATCGCGGAGGGGAGATAAGATGCTGGACGCCCTGTTCCGGCCGAAAGCGGTCGCCATCATCGGCGCCTCCACCAAGGAGCTGTCGATCGGGAACGTCATCATCCGGAACCTCCAGGAGTACGGCTACAAGGGGGAGATCTACCCGATCAACCCCACGGCGCCGGAGGTCCGCGGCATCAAGGCGTACAAGTCGCTGGAGGAGATCCCGGGCGAGGTCGACCTCGCGCACATCATCATCCCCGCCAAGCTTGTTCCCCAGGCGATCGAGGATTGCGGAAAGAAGGGGGTCAAGGCGGCCGTCATCAATTCCGCCGGGTTCAGCGAGATGGGCGAGGAGGGCGCGAAGCTCCAGGCGGCGTTCCTCGCCAACGCCAGGAAGTACGGCGTCCGGGTGTTCGGCCCGAACTGCCAGGGGATCATCAACACCGATCCCGCGCTGAAGGCGTATTGCAACTTCACCTTCACCTACCCGGAGCCGGGATCCGTGTCCGTGGTGGCGTTGAGCGGCGGGGTCGGGGCCCTCCTCATGCAGGGCCTGTTCGACCTGGGCGTCGGGATGCGGATGTACGCCTCCAACGGAAATGCCTGCGACGTCTCGATCCCGGAGATCCTCCGCTATTGGAAGGACGACGCGGGATGCAAGGCGATCGTCCTGTACACGGAGGGGTTCTCCGATCCGAGGGAGTTCCTCGCCGTCGCGCGGGAGGTTGCGGCGAAGAAGCCGATCCTGGCGATGAAGGCCGGGCGCACGGTCCAGGGGGCGAAGGCGGCCTCGTCCCACACGGGGTCCCTGGCGGGGGTGGACATCGCCACCGAGCTGATCTTCGAGAAGACCGGCATCCTCTCCTTCCAGGACGAGGAGGAGATGTCCCGCGCGGCGATGGCGTTCGCCACCCAGCCGATCCCCGCGGGGAACCGGGTCGGGATCATCACGAACACCGGCGGGCCCGCCGTCATCGCCACCGACGTCCTCGTCGCCGCGGGCCTCGACGTCCCGAAGCTCTCCGAGGCGTCGATCGCGAAGCTCAAGGCGACCCAGTTTCCCCAGGCGGCCCTCGAGAACCCGATCGACGTCGTGGCCACCGCGGGCGGCCCCCAGTTCCGCGCCGCCATGGATGTCCTCCTCGACGACGACGGCATCGACAGCATCTTCATGAACTTCGTCACCGCTCCCTTTACCGACACCCACGCCGTGGCGCGGGAGATCGCGGCGGTCTGCGCGCTGGGAAAGAAACCGATCGTCTGCAACTTCATGACGGACTTGAGCCAGGAGCGGTACCGGATCACGATGCGGATCCTGAAGGAGGGCGGCGTCCCCTTCTACGCGAACCCGACCGCCGCCGCCCGGGCCCTCGGCGCCCTGGCGCGGTACGGGCGCCTCCAGCGGCGCGATATCGGGAAGCCGGAATCGCTCCCCGGCGTGGATGCCGCGCGGGCGGCGGAGATCGTCGAGCAGGCAAGGAAGAGCGGCCGCAGCGTCCTCTCCGCGACCGACGTCTACACGATCTTCGAGGCGTACGGGATCCCCGTCGCCGGCTGGAAGGTGGTGGATACCGCCGCTACGGCCGTCGCGGCGGCCGACGCGATCGGCTATCCCGTGGTGGTCAAGGTCGACGCGGAAGCGATCGACCACAAGAGCGACATGGGCGGAGTCGCCGTCAACCTCAAGGACGCGGCCGCGGTCCGCGCGGCCGTCGAGGGGATGCAGGGCCGGCTGGGTTCGTCCGGAAAGCTCCGTTTCCTCGTCCAGAAATTCCTCCCCGGGGGGCGCGAGCTGATCGTCGGCGCCAGCGTCTCGCGGGGGCTCGGCCACCTCGTGATGTTCGGGCTCGGGGGGATCTACGTCGAGGTCCTGAAGGACGTGGCCTTCAAGATCGCGCCGGTCACCCGGGTGGAGGCCCGGGAGATGCTCGGCTCCCTCAAGACGAAGGCGCTGCTCGACGGTCTGCGGGGAGAGAAGGGGATCGACAAGGAGAAGGTGATCGACCTGATCCTGCGCGTCTCGCAGCTCCTCGGCGACCTGCCGATGATCCAGGAGATGGACCTCAACCCGATCCTCGCCTTCGAGAACGCGGTGTACGCGGTCGATGGCAGGATACGGATATGACGATGTTGTGCTTCGGGCTCGCGGGGGGCTTCCACTCCGCTACGGCCCGGTGCCGTCCGTGGCACCTCGCCTGCTACGTTCCGCCTTCCCGCCCTCCCTGGCTCCAGGCGGAACGTACGCCGCTGCGTGGAACCCCCCGCTGCGCCCTACGCAGCGTGTCGTCAATTTCTTGCAGTAAAAAGGAGATGCTCCCATGCTGACCAAGGCGTATATCCCGTACCGTGGGTATTACAGCACCCCGTTCGTCCGCTGGCAGGGATCGCTGGCCAACGAGCATTCGATCGTGCTGGGGGCGAACACCTCCCGGCGGTTCTTCGAGTCAAAGGGGTGGGACCCGAAGATGATCGAGTACGTCCTGGTCGGCAGCACCGTCTACCAGAAGCAGTGGTTCTACAGCGGCCCCTGGGCCGCGGGGATGATGGGCGCCGCCGGTGTTCCCGGCGTCCTCGTCAGCCAGGCGTGCTCGACCTCGACGTTCACCGTCTACCAGGCCGGCATGGGGGTCGAGACGGGGCTCTTCGGCAACGGCTGGTGCCTCCTCGCCGACCGCTGCTCCAACGGCCCCCACGCCTCGTGGCCGAACCCGGGCGGCCCCGGCGGCCAGGTGATCTCCGAGGACTGGGTCATGGACAACTTCGGCAAGGACCCCTGGGCGGGCGGCGCGATGATCCAGACCGCGGAAAACGTCAGCAAGGAGCACGGCGTGACCCGTGCCGAGTGCGACGGGATCACCCTTCGCCGGCAGGAGCAGTACCAGGCCGCGCTCGCGAACGACCGGGAGTTCCAGAAGCGGTACATGTTCCCCGTCGAGGTCCAGCTCTCCAAAAAGAAGACGATCACCGTCGCGGCCGACGAAGGGGTCTTCCCCTCCACCAAGGAGGGATTGGCCGGTTTGAGGCCCGTCCTGCCCGAAGGCGCGCACACGTACGGCACGCAAACGTACCCGGCCGACGGCAACTGCGGCGTCTTCGTGACCACCCGGGAAAAGGCGAAGGAACTTGGCGCCGACCCGAAGGTGGAGATCCGGATCGTCTCCTTCGGGTTCGCCCGGACGAAAAAGGCGTTCATGGCCGCCGCGGTGGCGCCTTCCGCACAGATGGCCCTCGACAACGCCGGGATCAAGGCCTCCGACCTCGGCGCGATCAAGACGCACAACCCCTTCGCCGCGAACGACCTGGTCATGGCGAAGGCGATGGGGCTCGACGCGAACGGAATGAACAATTTCGGGTCCTCCCTCATCTACGGCCATCCGCAGGGACCCACGGGAGCCCGCCTCATGATGGAAGGGATCGAGGAGCTGGCGTTGAAGGGGGGCGGCTACCTCCTCTTCTCCGGCTGCGCCGCGGGAGACACGGCGGCCTCTCTGGTCCTGAAGGTCGGCTGAACCGCCGAAGATCACGGAAATCCGGGGGAACCGATGGCGTTCGAGTTCATCACGCTGAAACGCGAAGGCAGGATCGTGACCGTGCTCCTCAACCGGCCTCCGACGAACCCGCTTTCCGGCGCGTTCGGGCGGGAGCTGTTCGACGCATTCACCGAGGTCGACCGGATGGAGGACGTGGCGGTCGTGGTGATCGCGAGCGCGCTGGAGAAGGCTTTCATCGCCGGGGCGGACATCAAGGAGATGGCCTCCATGGACCGGGCCGCGTCCGAGGCGTTCTCGAAGCTCCTGCAGGACGCCAACAACCTTCTCCCCCGCATGAAGAAGGTGGTCGTCGCCGCCATCAACGGCCACGCTCTCGGCGGCGGCTGCGAGCTGGCGATGGCGTGCGATTACCGCCTCATGAAGAAGGGGAAGGCGCTCATCGGCCTCCCCGAGGCGACCCTCGGCATCGTGCCGGGTGCGGGCGGCACCCAGCGGCTCCCGCGGCTGGTCGGGCTTTCGAAGGCGATGGACATCCTCCTTCGCGGGAAGGCGATGGGGCCCGAGGAGGCGCTGGCGATCGGTCTCGTCGACCGGCTGATCGAGCCGGAGAACTTCATGGACGAGGTGATGAAATTCGCGGACCAGCTCGCCTCCGGCGCCGGAAAGGCCATGGGATGCATCAAGGCGGCGGTCCACGAGGGGATCGACCTTCCCATGGAGCAGGCGCTGGCGGTCGAACGGAAATACGGTCTCGAAAACCTCGGGACCCACGACGCGAAGGAAGGACTCGCCGCCTTCGCCGAAAAACGGAAGCCCGTCTTCCTGGGCAAGTGATCCGGTTGACATCAATCCACAAGGAGAGTGTGCGATGAAGATCGAAGAGATCCGGACGATCGGCGTTGCGGGAGCCGGCAGCATGGGAGCGGGGATCATCCAGGTCGCCGCCCAGTCGGGCTTCGAGGTGAAGGTGGTCGACGTGAGCGATGCGGTCTGGGCGAAGGCGCAGAAGACGATCGTGAAGAGCCTCGAGCGGATGCTCGCCAAGGAGAAGATCACCGCGGACCAGATGAACGAGGCCCTCGGGAGGATCTCGTTTTCCACCGACATGAACTCGCTTGCGGGCGTCCCGTTCATCATCGAGGCGGTCTTCGAGGAGATCGGCGTGAAGAAGGAGTTCTTCGCGAAGCTCGACGCCGTCGTGGGGAACGACACCGTATACGCGACGAACACCTCCTCCCTCTCGATCACCGAGATGGCCTCCCTCGTGAAGCGCCCCGCGAAGTTCGTCGGCATGCACTTCTTCAACCCGGTCCCGATGATGAAGCTGGTAGAGGTGATCCCCGCGCTCCAGACGGAACAGGCGACGACCGACCTCGCCCTCGCGATGGCCGCGAAGCTCGGCAAGACCGCCATCACCTGCAAGGACACGCCGGGGTTCGTCGTCAACCGCCTGCTCGTGCCGTACATGCTCGACGCGGTCCGTCTCCTCGAGTCGGGGACGGCGTCGGCCCAGGACATCGACACGGCGATGAAGCTCGGGTGCGGCATGCCGATGGGACCGTTCGAATTGATGGATTTCACCGGGGTGGAAATCTCGTATCATGTGGGGAACATTTTCTTCGACTATACGAAGGAAAGCCGATTCTCCCCTCCGACGCTGATCCGGAAGATGGTGAAGGCCGGCTACCTGGGGAAGAAGACCGGCAAGGGATTCTACGACTATCCGGCGAAGTAGGCCGGCCCGTCGGATCCGGAACAAATATTACGAAAGGAAGAGGCGAAGCCATGGCCTGGAGCAAGGAAGAGACGGTCGGACGCGACGAGATGCGGCGGATCCAGCTTGGGAAGTGGCAGAAGTTCGTGTCCTACGTCTACGCGAAGAACCCCGTCTACCGGAAGAAGCTGGATGACGCCGGCGTGAAGCCGGAGAGCATCCGTTCGCTGGACGACGTGCGGAGAATGCCCTTCACCACGAAGCTCGAGATCCGCGACTACTATCCGTTCGGCCTCTTTTCCGCGCCCCAGGAAGACATCGTCGAGTTCCACGCCACCTCCGGCACGACCGGCAAGATGGTCGTCGTAGGGTACACCCGGAACGACGTGGAGCTGTGGACCGAGGTGATGGCGAGGGCCTGCACCGGGGCCGGCATCACGAAGAACGACATCGTCCAGAACATCTACGGCTATGGCCTCTTCACCGGGGGTCTCGGGACTCACTACGGGGCGATGCGGGTGGGGGCGTCGGTGATCCCGATCTCCGGCGGAAACACGCAGAAGCAGATCATGCTGATGCAGGACTTCGGCAGCACGGTCGTCACTTCCACCCCCTCGTTCCTCATGCGGCTCCACGAGGTCGGGGTGGAGATGGGGGTCGATTTCAAGAAGCTCAAGCTCCGGATCGGCCTGCTGGGCGCCGAGCCGTGGAGCGAGTCGATGCGGCAGTCGATCGACGAGCGGTTCGGGATCAAGGCGTGCGACATGTACGGCCTCTCCGAGATGATCGGTCCGGGAGTCTCGTTCGAGTGCCACGAAATGCGGAACGGCCTCCACGTCAACGAGGACTACTTCTACCCCGAGATCATCAACCCCGACACCGGTGAGGTTCTTCCCTATGGCGCGGAAGGGGAACTGGTCATCACGAACTTCGCCAACGAGGGACAGCCGCTGATGCGGTATCGCACCCGGGACATCTCCCGGCTGACCGTCGACCCGTGCGCCTGCGGGCGGACGCTCGTCAAGATGCAGCGGGTGACGGGGCGGACCGACGACATGCTGATCATCCGCGGGGTGAACTTCTTCCCGTCCCAGATCGAGTCGATCATCATGAAGCGGTGGGGCGTGTCGCCCCACTACCTGGTCGTCGTCGACCGTCCGGGAGCGATGGACGAGGTCGAGGTAAAGATCGAGGTGAACGAGGAGTTCATGAGGAAGGCCGCCGCCGACGTCCTCGCGGGGGCCGAGGCGAACATCCTGAGCGACGTGGCGACGGCGAAGCAGAAGAAGGCGAACCTGAAGCGGGACATCAAGGACATCATCGGGATCACGGTGAAGGTGACGCTCGTCGCGCCCGGGACGATCCCGCGCAGCGAGGGGAAGGCGAAGCGCGTCGACGACCGGCGCCCGAAGGGCTGACGCGATGAAGCTGAAGCAGCTGTCGATCTTCCTGGAGAACTCGCCGGGGAGGCTGTACGAGGCGACCCGTGCCCTGGGCGAGGCGGGGATCAACCTGCGGTCCCTCTGCATCAGCGACAGCTCCGACTTCGGAGTCCTGCGGATC from bacterium includes the following:
- a CDS encoding enoyl-CoA hydratase-related protein — encoded protein: MAFEFITLKREGRIVTVLLNRPPTNPLSGAFGRELFDAFTEVDRMEDVAVVVIASALEKAFIAGADIKEMASMDRAASEAFSKLLQDANNLLPRMKKVVVAAINGHALGGGCELAMACDYRLMKKGKALIGLPEATLGIVPGAGGTQRLPRLVGLSKAMDILLRGKAMGPEEALAIGLVDRLIEPENFMDEVMKFADQLASGAGKAMGCIKAAVHEGIDLPMEQALAVERKYGLENLGTHDAKEGLAAFAEKRKPVFLGK
- a CDS encoding phenylacetate--CoA ligase, with protein sequence MAWSKEETVGRDEMRRIQLGKWQKFVSYVYAKNPVYRKKLDDAGVKPESIRSLDDVRRMPFTTKLEIRDYYPFGLFSAPQEDIVEFHATSGTTGKMVVVGYTRNDVELWTEVMARACTGAGITKNDIVQNIYGYGLFTGGLGTHYGAMRVGASVIPISGGNTQKQIMLMQDFGSTVVTSTPSFLMRLHEVGVEMGVDFKKLKLRIGLLGAEPWSESMRQSIDERFGIKACDMYGLSEMIGPGVSFECHEMRNGLHVNEDYFYPEIINPDTGEVLPYGAEGELVITNFANEGQPLMRYRTRDISRLTVDPCACGRTLVKMQRVTGRTDDMLIIRGVNFFPSQIESIIMKRWGVSPHYLVVVDRPGAMDEVEVKIEVNEEFMRKAAADVLAGAEANILSDVATAKQKKANLKRDIKDIIGITVKVTLVAPGTIPRSEGKAKRVDDRRPKG
- a CDS encoding thiolase family protein, giving the protein MLTKAYIPYRGYYSTPFVRWQGSLANEHSIVLGANTSRRFFESKGWDPKMIEYVLVGSTVYQKQWFYSGPWAAGMMGAAGVPGVLVSQACSTSTFTVYQAGMGVETGLFGNGWCLLADRCSNGPHASWPNPGGPGGQVISEDWVMDNFGKDPWAGGAMIQTAENVSKEHGVTRAECDGITLRRQEQYQAALANDREFQKRYMFPVEVQLSKKKTITVAADEGVFPSTKEGLAGLRPVLPEGAHTYGTQTYPADGNCGVFVTTREKAKELGADPKVEIRIVSFGFARTKKAFMAAAVAPSAQMALDNAGIKASDLGAIKTHNPFAANDLVMAKAMGLDANGMNNFGSSLIYGHPQGPTGARLMMEGIEELALKGGGYLLFSGCAAGDTAASLVLKVG
- a CDS encoding acetate--CoA ligase family protein, which encodes MLDALFRPKAVAIIGASTKELSIGNVIIRNLQEYGYKGEIYPINPTAPEVRGIKAYKSLEEIPGEVDLAHIIIPAKLVPQAIEDCGKKGVKAAVINSAGFSEMGEEGAKLQAAFLANARKYGVRVFGPNCQGIINTDPALKAYCNFTFTYPEPGSVSVVALSGGVGALLMQGLFDLGVGMRMYASNGNACDVSIPEILRYWKDDAGCKAIVLYTEGFSDPREFLAVAREVAAKKPILAMKAGRTVQGAKAASSHTGSLAGVDIATELIFEKTGILSFQDEEEMSRAAMAFATQPIPAGNRVGIITNTGGPAVIATDVLVAAGLDVPKLSEASIAKLKATQFPQAALENPIDVVATAGGPQFRAAMDVLLDDDGIDSIFMNFVTAPFTDTHAVAREIAAVCALGKKPIVCNFMTDLSQERYRITMRILKEGGVPFYANPTAAARALGALARYGRLQRRDIGKPESLPGVDAARAAEIVEQARKSGRSVLSATDVYTIFEAYGIPVAGWKVVDTAATAVAAADAIGYPVVVKVDAEAIDHKSDMGGVAVNLKDAAAVRAAVEGMQGRLGSSGKLRFLVQKFLPGGRELIVGASVSRGLGHLVMFGLGGIYVEVLKDVAFKIAPVTRVEAREMLGSLKTKALLDGLRGEKGIDKEKVIDLILRVSQLLGDLPMIQEMDLNPILAFENAVYAVDGRIRI
- a CDS encoding 3-hydroxyacyl-CoA dehydrogenase family protein; this encodes MKIEEIRTIGVAGAGSMGAGIIQVAAQSGFEVKVVDVSDAVWAKAQKTIVKSLERMLAKEKITADQMNEALGRISFSTDMNSLAGVPFIIEAVFEEIGVKKEFFAKLDAVVGNDTVYATNTSSLSITEMASLVKRPAKFVGMHFFNPVPMMKLVEVIPALQTEQATTDLALAMAAKLGKTAITCKDTPGFVVNRLLVPYMLDAVRLLESGTASAQDIDTAMKLGCGMPMGPFELMDFTGVEISYHVGNIFFDYTKESRFSPPTLIRKMVKAGYLGKKTGKGFYDYPAK